A segment of the uncultured Desulfobulbus sp. genome:
GACCCTCCATGAAAAGGACCTACCTTGCTGCTACTCTAGCCCTCTGCCTCGCTGCCCCCCTGACTGCTTATGCAAACCAAGGCAACGATCCACTTCTTCAGGATGCCCAGGCCGAATTTCAGCCCATTCCCGATCAGGCTCCAGCCATTGAGGGCAATACGGCAACTCCAGATAAAATTGAACTGGGTAAAATGCTCTACTTTGACCCCCGTCTCTCCCGCAGTGGCCTGATCAGCTGCAACACCTGTCATAATGTGGGTATGGGCGGCGATGATTTTCAAGAGACATCCACTGGCCATGGCTGGAAAAAAGGCCCGCGCAATGCCCCCACTGTGTTGAACTCGGTTTTTAACCTGGCCCAATTCTGGGACGGACGTGCCAAAGACCTGGCAGAGCAGGCTAAAGGTCCGATTCAGGCTGGTGTCGAGATGAACAACACCCCGGAAAATGTGGTCACCACCCTGAAAAGCATGCCGGAATATGTGACCCTGTTTACAAAGTCATTCCCCGGCGAGGCCGATCCTGTTACCTTTGACAACATGGCTAAGGCCATTGAGGTTTTTGAGGCCACCTTAATTACACCTGACTCGCGCTTCGACCTTTTTCTCAAAGGTGATGCCCAGGCACTGAACACGCAGGAAAAAGAAGGGTTACAGCTCTTTCTGGACCATGGCTGCACCGCCTGTCACGCTGGAGTCAACATGGGGGGAGAGGGCTACTTTGAATTTGGCGTAGTCGCTAAACCTAGTGATAAAATAATCGCCGGAGACAAAGGTCGTTACAAAGTGACCCAGGCTGAAGGCGATGCCTTTGCATTCAAGTCCCCTTCGCTGAGAAACATTGCACTGACCCCGCCCTACTTTCACTCTGGAGTGGTTTGGGATCTGAAAGAAGCGGTGTCCATCATGAACGACTCCCAGTTGGGTGCTGACATGCAAGAGGCAGATCTCGAGAAAATCGTCGTTTTCCTCAAATCAACCACGGGAAAACAGCCGCAGGTCATCTATCCGATTCTTCCTCCGTCCACTGATACCACGTTAAAGCCATCACTCCAGTAAGGCCTCAATCGAAGACAGCAGGCGTACAATGCCACAGGAAGCACTGGCAATTCGAAAATTCTAGGATACTTTTGGCCATTACCGAGAGAATGCTCACGAATTCAGGCCAGTTTCGGGTATAGTGGTGAAGGCGGGGTGAGTTTGTCTCACTTCGCCTTTTTCTTCTCGAGGTTAAACCATGCGTCTGTTCTTTACGTTTATAGCTGTTCTCCTTGCGGCACTGGCCGGAGCCGAGCTTTCTCCCCACGCTTTTTTTGGTGGAGCGGTATCGGGCCTGGGTGCCTATCTTCTGCTCACTGTTTTTAACCTTCAACGCCGCCTTAGGCTCTTAGAGCAGCAACTTGAACGTCTTTCCC
Coding sequences within it:
- a CDS encoding cytochrome-c peroxidase → MKRTYLAATLALCLAAPLTAYANQGNDPLLQDAQAEFQPIPDQAPAIEGNTATPDKIELGKMLYFDPRLSRSGLISCNTCHNVGMGGDDFQETSTGHGWKKGPRNAPTVLNSVFNLAQFWDGRAKDLAEQAKGPIQAGVEMNNTPENVVTTLKSMPEYVTLFTKSFPGEADPVTFDNMAKAIEVFEATLITPDSRFDLFLKGDAQALNTQEKEGLQLFLDHGCTACHAGVNMGGEGYFEFGVVAKPSDKIIAGDKGRYKVTQAEGDAFAFKSPSLRNIALTPPYFHSGVVWDLKEAVSIMNDSQLGADMQEADLEKIVVFLKSTTGKQPQVIYPILPPSTDTTLKPSLQ